From Deltaproteobacteria bacterium, the proteins below share one genomic window:
- the purE gene encoding 5-(carboxyamino)imidazole ribonucleotide mutase yields MTDQNPKVAILMGSDSDVEVMKEAATRLESFGIPYEMHISSAHRSPERTHAYAKGAADRGIEAFIVGAGAAAHLAGVVAAVTTLPVIGVPLSASALDGMDALLATVQMPAGVPVATMAIGKGGAANAGIFAAQIIARKDPELSAKLARFKEELAAGVEARDAKLQESLKA; encoded by the coding sequence GTGACGGATCAGAATCCGAAGGTCGCGATACTGATGGGCAGCGATTCCGACGTGGAGGTCATGAAGGAGGCCGCGACGCGGCTGGAGTCCTTCGGCATCCCCTACGAGATGCACATATCCTCGGCGCACCGCTCGCCGGAACGGACCCACGCCTACGCCAAGGGCGCGGCGGACCGGGGCATCGAGGCGTTCATCGTGGGCGCGGGCGCGGCGGCGCACCTGGCGGGGGTGGTGGCGGCGGTCACCACGCTGCCGGTCATCGGCGTGCCGCTGAGCGCGTCGGCGCTGGACGGCATGGACGCGCTGCTGGCGACGGTGCAGATGCCCGCGGGCGTGCCGGTGGCGACCATGGCCATCGGCAAGGGCGGCGCCGCCAACGCGGGTATCTTCGCGGCCCAGATCATCGCGCGGAAGGACCCGGAGCTGTCAGCCAAGCTGGCCCGCTTCAAGGAGGAGCTGGCCGCCGGCGTGGAGGCCAGGGACGCCAAGCTTCAGGAAAGCCTGAAGGCGTAG